A stretch of Deltaproteobacteria bacterium DNA encodes these proteins:
- a CDS encoding MOSC domain-containing protein, which produces MGTVHEIYIAPEGSAHMRRVDEAEAVASMGLKGDRYCESTGYYSGWDECQVTLIEAEDLEEIAAAAGLQVLNGEHRRNIVTRGTRLDDLVGHAFRVGEAVLAFDRPRPPCAYIQSITEPGMTRGLMGKSGICALVVQGGVIRPGDEIAVL; this is translated from the coding sequence ATGGGTACGGTACACGAGATCTACATCGCGCCGGAGGGCAGCGCGCACATGCGCAGGGTGGACGAGGCCGAGGCCGTCGCCAGCATGGGGCTCAAGGGCGACCGCTACTGCGAGTCGACAGGCTATTACAGCGGCTGGGACGAGTGCCAGGTGACCCTGATCGAAGCCGAGGATCTCGAGGAAATCGCCGCCGCGGCGGGCCTCCAGGTGCTCAACGGCGAGCACCGGCGCAACATCGTCACCCGCGGCACCCGCCTGGACGACCTGGTGGGCCACGCGTTTCGCGTCGGCGAGGCGGTGTTGGCGTTCGACCGGCCGCGCCCCCCTTGCGCCTACATCCAGTCCATCACCGAACCGGGCATGACCCGGGGCCTCATGGGCAAGAGCGGCATCTGCGCGCTGGTGGTCCAGGGCGGCGTCATCCGGCCCGGCGACGAGATCGCGGTTCTCTAG